The Capsicum annuum cultivar UCD-10X-F1 chromosome 1, UCD10Xv1.1, whole genome shotgun sequence sequence CCTTATCTCAAGAGCAgaatagtaataaataaagcCAACCAagataataagaagatatataaatCCCAAAGGAATTACGAGAGTCAAAACAAGACAACAAAAACATCCCAATACTGTCCAAAAAATCCTCTAATCCaagaaataccaactaagtcggtacatgccctcgactatgacaaaagaaattcataaatactagaataataaatgaaaactaTGGGAATGACCGGACCTTTCTGAAagatggagggctcaccacttcacagctgaTCCGCAAGAGAACCAAACCACCTAATGTTGCACAAGATCTCTAGAAAAGCCCttggaacctacatcatgaaactaTGTAGCATCCAGGGATGGTCAGTACGACAAGTACTAGCATGCAAcccaagaaaagggataaaacatatgcttttaccAAAAATTCAGTcataaaccacatgcacaacaaTTATACatctatacatacatacatacatacatacatacatacatacatacatacatatatatatatatatatatatatatatatagcccgTGCTAAGCCCAGGCCCAAACtacattaatatttatatttgtaattaacttgttatttttgctttttatttgttttgtaccATTATATTAGTTAACAGTCGAGTTggattatttttcaatatttttgaaattttaaattatatatctggTTTAATTTTTGTCCTATTTTCTTAAttcgttttttaaaaaaaaatgtctcttttctttcttggattaatttcaactttccacatgacatgtttaagacaacaagatcaacaaatattttggtcttttctacatatttttagtttaagaccataaaattcaaaaatattcattacttttttctttaactttgtgTTAAGTCAAgaccaaataaataaattaaaacagagggagtaaaagcttttaagttaaaaattacattttttactgtatattttagtctttcttttaattttcaatcaaatgcaaACACGAAAAAATTTCTCCTTATTATTTTACTGAAAGTTTTTGAATGAAAATCTTTAACGACCTAAATTGATTTTTTCCTTATGTataattaaattcattatttttttccatttaaacTTTACATTGgctaattcatttttttaaaaaaatatacaatatttggttaatataaaaatatttgatgctacaaactattgtatgatttatgataaattaaattattaaaagtcAGACtcgataaaataatttttgtagatGTTTTTTCAATGAGTCCTTACAAATTTATTACAGCTTCATAAATTTCTTGTGAggattaagaatttttttaattaaattactatTATCCCACATAAAAGACAACAATAcagttttgaattaattttaaatttagttggataaatagatattttatagtgTCACTATCACTTCTTTATGACTCATCATTTTGTATAGCATTTTAGATGCGCatgtaattgttcaaatttactgAAATGGATGAGATCTTGAAAGGTCATTAAAACtcaattaaggataaaatagataaaatatagtCATGTGAGGACTACTAAAATGAGATgttctcccttatatatagtcTAGTTTTACAAGACCTGTGCTAAGTTAGTACCCAAACTcaagtaatttgatattttatgaataacatgatttaatatatatagagagagagagagagagcgctATGCACGGCCcaatgttgatccttaaaatttttatcttatgtataattctatcatttagtTAAAACCtgtatttgtttgattgatacattctaagttaggcatatattattatatttatacttctgaaatttgtataacaatattttaagttttcaTCGGGGTGAATCGATCATTACTgtaaaaattctctctcttgacGGTTTTCAGTTTTCACTTAGTGAAGCCAGCAGTTATGGCTGTGCCGCTGCTGGCAGAGCCGCTACGGTCACCGGATACATCTCCACAATGGGTACATGCTAATATGACTTCCCCTTATAAACCACCAGCTAACCATTTCCCATAATTATCTTCGCCAATGTAGAGTCACAGTGTGTTATCGAATCGAGTTTCAGCTAAACAATTGACTTGGGCTCAAACCATTATCTCTCAAGCTCAATTGGAGGCACACAACAACACTGGTTATTATGAAAATTATCATGGAACATCAGAGATGCATACAATGCAGAAGGAGAAGTCTACTAATGGCAGCTTTCAGGAAATGGAGGTGTCGGAATGCCCCCATACGTCACTCTATAGAAGGTCCTAACAAAGTAACTACCAGTGCTATATCAGATGGTAAGATTCCCAACATATACTGTAATGCTCCAATTCTATCGCATGCACTATTACATAATCATAATAATGTCTCAAAGAAATTAGGGATTTTTGCTCCCAATAATGCTTAGCATAAAGCCTCCCATGCCCCTGAACCTCGTCCCTAGAGTGGCTCACTCTCTGTCTATAAAGCTTTGAGCTCAGGAAGAAATGAAGGCAAAGCTCATTCAAATAACTCCTCCAAAATTACTACTAAACAAGGCCTTCTAGCTGTAGTCTTCAAATTTGATGATTACAAGGTCAAACTAGCTCAACGATGTAAGTTCACTCTGATTGGAAAATTTGATAATATAATGCCCAAAATGGAAGTCATAAGGAGAAAGTTTATCTTGAAAATAGAGTTAAGAGACAGCATTAAATTGACATATTTCAATTCCAAACACTTGTATATTGATCTAAATAATGAACATAATCACTCTACTGTTTGGTCGAAAGATATACATTCAGGGACAAATGATGAGACTTCACTTGTGGACACCTACATTTAATCTGGAGGAGGAGATAACTCTGGTTTTGGTATGGGCTATTCTGCCATAACTGCCTTGGAACTACTATTGCATGGAGGTGATCACCCCCTTTGGTATCCTATTGGAAAAGTTTTATTTCTCTACCTGGCAACTTATAAGAAGACTAGAGGCAGTGTGGCAAAAGTGAAGTTGTAGATTGATCTAACTAAAATCTGGCCCCAACATGTATGGATGGGATATGATTAATGAACATGTAGATGGGAGATAGCAAGTTATTCAATATGAGGGTGTTCCAGATTACTGTACCTATTGCAATCATTAGGGGTATGCTGCTAGTGTATGCGCAATGAAGCAGAAAGATAAGgctacaaaaaagaaaattttatcacAACCAAATGCTCAGGAGGCAAGACATCAGAGCAAGCAATTGGACCAAGTTATGCTGAATAATAACCCTCAACAACACACATCAACCTCTCCACATCCTCATGTTGATAAGGGAAAAACCCTTCTGGTGGAATTAAAGTCTCCAAAGAAGAGGGAAAGAAGAGATGGTCACCTTGTGTCTCCAAGAAAACAGACTAGAAATAAGGTGCAAAATAATGTAACTACTGCACAACCAGTTACAAACTCTTTCACACCTCTCTTGCAGGTCAATGGAGGTATTGAAGGGGCAAGTCCTACGGAGGATACTGAAGATGGCAGAGTACAGGTTGTGGAATATCCCACTGGGGAATTTAAAGAAAACACAGTGGAGGTAAATGTGTCTTCTCCAGAGACAAACTCCACAAAGGATGATAAATTTCAACTAGCTGGGAATGTTAGAAGCCAGGACAAGTGTTGCAGTGCAAAGAAAACAACATTAGGTGAGCAGTTTATTGATAATTATCAGGCCCATCCCTCCCACGTTAAAAACCCTAAATATGAGATAGATGATAAATATAGGGTCATACATTCTGAAGAAGAACATGAAGTACCTGATAAGGTGGAATAGAAAGGTGATGTTAATCTTGGTGATCAGGACAGCTTTGTTGCCGAGTTATCATAAATTGATTGCCAACAAGGCCTCTCCTAAGAGGTTCCAGGGGTAAATCTAAATAAAGATCTAAGTAAATATTGTCTAATGTGTCTATAGTCACAGACAGACCTCTCACTAGGTCCTACTCTGCCTATACTTCCAAATGATCAAACATCTCATCTGGAAtgctaggggtatttatacccaaggTGTCCTAGAAAGACTTCAAAATCTTATTCAAATTCATCATTTGTCACTTATTGCTATTCTGGAACCTTTCTCTAATAATACTCATATTCAGGAAGCAAAAATAAAACTGAAGATAGAACATGCTATATGCAATCCTAATCAGAAGATTTGGCTTTTTTGGTCTTTGAACATTAGTTGTAATGTGATTGAGATAGAGTACCATCAGATTACCTGCACTATCAACCATGTTGCACTTGCTCAGTAATACCTGATGACCTTTGTATACGCTAAGTACAGAGATAATCTGAGAAGGCCACTATGGAATAAATTGGTACAATTAACTTCAACTGCTATACCCTGGTGCACTATTAgagattttaatgttatcattgCTGTTGAAGAAAAGTTAGGAGGGATTCCTTATGACATGAGGAAAAGTTTTGAGTTCTTGGGAGTTATTGAAGCCTATGGATTAAATGACTTGGGTTTTCAGGGACCCAAATTCACTTGATCCAACCTCAGAggtataaatttcaaaatatagaaaagactGATAGGGAAATGGTATTTGATAAGTGGTTGAAAGAAATGCCTTTATCCTTTATCACCCACTTATCCTCTATTGGTTCTGATCACTGTCCCTTATTACTGGAGATGCAGGAAAGGAGTTCTACTTTCATTaaatactttaaatttttaaattgttaGGTGGATAATCCTTCTTTTTTGAGTAATGTGGAAAATTTCTGGCACCAACCATGCTCAGGTGAGGCTATATGGAAATTTGAGCAGAAGCTAAAGAGATTATCTACTACTCTAAGCCACTGGTCTAAAGCTGAGTATGGTGACATCCATGATAATATGAATATCTATGAAGAAAAGGTGAAGAATACATCGTAGAACCTAATCGTACATGGTACTGATGCCAATAGACAAGAATACCATAGGCTGCAAGCTGAGTATATTAGGCACCTCAAAGAAAAAGATGTTGTATTGAGATAGAAGGCCCAATTACAATGGTTCAAATATGGAGATGCCAACTCAAGATATTTTCATGCACTTATCaagggaagaagaagaaggttaTTTATTCACAAAGTCAAGAATAATGATGGAGTTTGGATCCAAGGGGATTCTGACATTGCAACTGCTGCTTGCAAACACTTTCAAGAGATTTTCACTAGGAAAGATGAATATATACAAAAAGATGTCTTATCTTGTATCCCATAAATTCTTTCAGATGGCCAAAAAGACTCCCTTCAAGCCATGTCTACTATAGATGAAGTTAAAACAAGCAGTCTTCTCTATGAATGCTTAATCTGCAGATGGTCCAGATGGAATGAATGGAAATTCTTTCAATCTTGTTGGAATATCATTGGTGAAGATATTTTCCAGTAGTACTATCCTTTTTTTGTGGGAAAGCAGTGCCCAAATACTTTTCTCACACCTGCCTGGTCCTACTCCCAAAGGTGGCACATCCTAATAAGCTATCAGAATTCAGACCTATTAGTCTTAGAAACTTCACCAATAAGATCATTTCTAAATTGTTATATCTCAGGATAGCCCCTATTCTGCCTTCTCTCATCTTACCTAATCAGTCGGGATTTGTGAATGCTAGAAATATTGCAGAAAATATCATGCTGGCTCAGGAAATTATTTGTGATATCAAGAAACC is a genomic window containing:
- the LOC124889439 gene encoding uncharacterized protein LOC124889439; this encodes MKQKDKATKKKILSQPNAQEARHQSKQLDQVMLNNNPQQHTSTSPHPHVDKGKTLLVELKSPKKRERRDGHLVSPRKQTRNKVQNNVTTAQPVTNSFTPLLQVNGGIEGASPTEDTEDGRVQVVEYPTGEFKENTVEVNVSSPETNSTKDDKFQLAGNVRSQDKCCSAKKTTLGAGGVIRDQYGDLIFAYATPLGHGTNNKAEVEAVIWGLSWCLNNDVQQVIIEVDSELLVRWIRVMKAPPWHIEASITSLLNLFAQFQYCICIHVYREANFVADLLSKISHQSDNLQHYFNYSQLPL